The region TATTATTACAGGTTCAAATCCGGCCTTTTGCAAATAAGGAGCAAGCGCTAGAACTGATAATGGCAGGGTCACTTTTTTCTGTAAAAGCCGGGAAAAAATATCTCTTGTTGCCTTGTAAATTAAAGGAGGCAGCTTGTCCTTAAGGTAAAGACCTATCTCTCCAGGCATTATCAATATAATCTTTTGGGCTTTATTGGAACTCATTCTCTTATTGTCTCTTTCGTATTTTTCCTGATTTGACGGCACCTTTTTTGGGCAAGTTCATCCATTCCCCTTAAGGTTTCCTTAAATTTTTTGTTGCCGCTCAGGTTATCTAACTCACCCGGATCGCTCTCTAAATCATATAACTCACTTGCGCCAGGATTATTGCCCTCGCTCCATATATATTTATATCTTTCCGTCCTGATCGCAATATTAATTTTTTTTCTTTTGAGGTCACATGGTCCTCTCCCATTGTTTTCGCTTATTATGAATTCCCTGTCTTTAGCCGTTGAGCTATATACCGGAACACCTTTGAACTGGGTTACCGGTCCGATTCCCATCAGATCCAGTATGGTAGGAGCAAGATCCAGCTGACTGCACATATTGGTTATTTTCTCCGGTTTTAGCCTGGCATTATAGAATATCATTGGCACCCTTATAAACTCGTCATAAAAAAGTGTTGCTTTGTGGCCTGACCGCTTAATACTGTTATCCTCCATTCCGTGGTCCGATGTAATTACTAATAATGTCTTATCCAACAAATCTTTTTCTTTTAAAAACCGAATCACTTTGCCCAGTTGATCATCAACGTATTTTATAGCTCTTCTTGTCGCATATTCATTATAATGTCCCTTAATCTCGTCCCTTTTTAACGTGACTCGTTTTTTCAGAAAGCTTCCGGAAATTGGAGGAAGCTGAATTTTGCCTGATGTATAATTCCCCTCGTGAATATCCAGAAAATGAGCCCATAAAAAAAAGGGGCTCTCACCCCTTTTATCAATCCAATCTATTATGCACTCTCTAAGATATTTAGCACTAACAAAATGATCGTATTTTTTCAAGATATAAGAGTAACCGAATCCAAGCTTATTTTGAAGTCTTACCATTATATCTTCGATCGTTGCATTAATGTATGCCTCCATTACTCCAAATGGGCTCTCCCCATACCTAGCAATATTAATAATCCGGTCGTATTTCAACTGCATATCAAATTGCTTTGACAGATATTCCTGCGGATTATTTTCGTATAGATCCAGCTCTCTTAATATCAGTTTTCTAAGCCTTGAATAATCATACGCATGGATAATAGGATTGTATCCAAAAGTATTTTCCTTTATCTCGCGATTTTTTTCTTCACAAAACAAAACCAGATATTTGTATGATGCCTTTACTGCTTTGCCTGTAACTTCGCAGAATTCCTCGAAATTGATTAATCCCTCTTTCATTAACTGGACGTAATAAGAAAAAAAATTCTTACTCAAGGATTTCCAGAACCTTTTTATGTTGTATATCTCGTGAAATTCGTCAAATCCCCTATCGTAATAATAAAATCTTCCCAAGAAGTTTACCGTGGCAAAGCCAGCGGTATAAAAACCGTTTCTTTTCATTACCTCCGTAAGGGTTATTTCCCTGTTCTTTATCCCCCTGTTATATCCGCCACAATCTAACGGCAAAGTGGATGTAAAAATAGATGGGAAAGCCATTTGCGTCGGCTGTCCGTTTGAAAATGCATTTGCGCAAGATATGCCTTTCTTTGACAAATCATCCAGGAAAGGCGTGAGGCTTTCGGATTCCGTTGAATTTCCCAGTCTTGTATATGAAAGCGCGTCAATCGACAGAAATATTATGTTTTGCATTGTTAACGATGTGTCCAATAGGTGCTTTTCCATATTTCACAGGGAATACTATCTAATAAAACAGCGGCCATGCACAAAGATACCCTTTCTTTACCGTCTGCTCCATATATAAAAACTGCCCACTAAGGTTATCCTAATTCCTTCTTGAAAAGAAGGCGCTGTTCGATTATTTTTTCTGCAAAAGTGGTAAAGTTGTTGGTTTCCTCGTTGTTTTCCAGTACCAAATCACTATTTATCGGTTCTTCAAAGGAAAGATCAACGCCCACAACGTTTTTCTCATCCCCTTTCATTGCTTTGCTATATAGGCTTTTCTGATCTCTCTTCAGCAGAACTTCCATTGAAACCTTGACATATATCTGGAAATAATTGTCTATGTTATTGCGGTTCCAGCATTGCACCTCATGATACAGCGACATTGTCGCGCAAACAACATTGACCCCCTGATCCGCAAGAAAGCAGCACATCCTTGAGATCCTATATGCGTTTTTTATTCTGTCTTTAGTGTTGTGCTGCAAATCGTTTCCCATTATTTCTCGCATTGCATCGCCATCCAGAAAAACTGCTTTTTCATTCCTTGCAACAAGCGCTTTGAATAAAGCCAGCGCAATGCTTGTTTTACCTGCGCCGGCAAGCCCGGTGATCCAGTAAACAGTGCCTGTCTTATCCAGCTTTATATGCATTGTCTCCGGTCGATACTAAGGGAATCGCCCACAGCCCTGCAAAAAGATTCAGCTAGGCGAAGATCGCGGAGGCTGTCTATTTCCACCCATTTTCCATTGATAGGGATCTCGTAAACAGGCATATCCTCATCAATCAGCTCCTGAAGCATATCCGTCATGTAAAGCGTGTCTATCCTCATTTTTTCTCCGCCTTCTTGAGAAGACAGAAGGGTTGCTTCCTCGCTGTATTTGCGCCGCAGGACAGACAACCCATTACCCTGAAACACCATCAGGCCTATGTACTGCCCCTGTATATTCTCCACCTTGTCAGGTTTCTGACCGATCTCAAGTATCCTTCCGTCGGAATCAAGTTTCAGACTTTCGGCATCATCCAGGACGCTTTCAAAGCGCTTTTCCCAGTAAGAACGCCAATCGTGATCAACAACAACGCCGATCTCATGCCGGCATGAGACGACTTTCTCAAGAACTTCAGGTTCATAAACAATATCTCCATAGGAAACAACGATGCCTGAATCGAAGAATTTTTCCGCGTACCACAAAGTCCGCAGCATGTTTGTCTGCGCATATCTGGGATTTATGGCTATTGTCCACTTCCCGCCTGGAATCGTTTCCGCTTTATGCCCGGCAACGATAACTATATCTTTTTCATTAACCCCGACCTTTTGTGCTGATAGTATCTGCCATTCAAGCAAATTTCTGCCGGCAAGCGGTAGCATACACTTGGGAATTTCGGTGGTAAGAGGCTGCAATCGCTGCCCCATGCCTGCTGCAAGTATAATCAGTTTCTTGCTCATGCCTGTTTGAAAATGTCAAAAAGCCAGGTATCGACTCCCCTGGCCGGATTGTTTCTTTCCGGATGCCACTGTACACCCCAGAAAGGCAGCCGTTTATGCTTAATCCCTTCCACTATTCCATTGTCATCAACCGCGAAAGGATACATGTCCGGAGCGAGTGTTTCCAGGCTGACCCCGTGGTTATGGTATGAATTGACTTCAAATCGAGCCTCCCACTCATGGGGCAATTCAATATAGTCCCTCAATAGGGTTACAGCATGCATCTTGTTTACATGGGTCCCTTTTCCTTTATCCGCCAGAAAGGGAACTATGGAGCCGCCGTAATAGCAGTTAAGTACGTGTAACCCGCGGCATACACCGACAACCGGAATGTACTTCTCTTCAGCAAAACGAATCAGGCTTTCCTCCAGCGAGTCTCTTTCAGCGGCGCTATCAGGAGATCCTTCTATTCCGTAATCATTCCCGCTTGTCAAAAGAACGCCGTCGATATTCCCAAGCGCACTAAGGAAAGACAACGGGGAAGAGATTGCATTGGGGATAAGAACGGGACAGATATTCCTCTTTTCCAAAAAACCTATCCAGTCGTGGCTTATTGCATCCCTTTTTTCAGAGTAATTCTGATTTTCTATTACCCTAAGAGTGACTGCTACTTTCACCATAATTTCTAATCTATGATATTTACTCTCTTGCTCGAACAGTCCAGCGTTATGAACCGGGAGTTGGAGACACGCTTGAAAAGAATCTCGCCGCATCCAATAGCTGCCGGCAGACCAAACTCAGCGGCCCTTATGGCCATGTGCGAGGCAACCCCGCCGTATTGCGTAATAAGTCCTGCTATACCATGTACGAATATCCAGTCGAAGCCCGGATCAGCATTTCTTATGGCAACTATCTTTCCTTTTATGTTTTTACCCCATGTTGCGTGTTCCTCAAGAAGGATCACCTCGCCGCTGACCGTTTTAGAAGTAACAAAATTTGGTTTGCATTCAAGCAGCTCGAAGCTGTCTGAATCACCCGGCGTGCGGATGAGGTGGGGAAGCTTTATCGACTGATTGAGTTCGTACCTCTTTTTCTCGAATGAAATAAGTCGCCTAAGCTTGCTGGATATGGCGCTATGCCGGCTGTTATTGGTCCAGTTCAATATATCGTGTATAGAAAGGTGGGATAACTGGTCTTTGTCCAGTCCCCAGTAGCTATTAAGTTTGGTGATCCACTCCAATGCAAGATTTACATTCTTGGTAAATTCGAACTTCGCAAATTCTCTTCCGCTGACCGCAGCGAAAATAAATTCCCGAAGCTGCGAAGGAGTGCATTTCATCCCGTTTTCATTGAGCATGTCTTCTATTTGGGAGAATTTTGTTTCCAGCAATTCCCATGCAGAAGATACCGCCTTCAGGCAGTTTCCGGAAGAGCGTTTGCCTATAGCCGGATTCAAATAAACATGTGCGGCCTCACGGTAATTGGGTGAAAGGATGTCATATGTTCCCGGCCGCAGGTGTCCGTACTTTCCAAGAAATTCCTCCCTGGACATACTGCCATTCAGCGTTAATTCCAGTGCATCTGCTATCTCGGTGGCGATAGTGGGAATATGCAAACAAGCTTCATATTCCTCCTCCGTAAGCACTTCCTTGTTCTTCAAAGAGCGGAGGATTGCAAGCGCAATAAATCCATACCTGGCCAGAATACTGAATGGCAGGGTCCCATACCGGGAGCAGTCGTCCAATAATTGTTTAATCCTTGCCGGCATGGCTACCCTGCTGTCAGATGCCCCGATAAGGAGCACCCGCCTTCTCTCCATTTCCTTCAGGGCGTCCAGTTGCCGGCCGATCGGCATTATTTCACCTTTTATTATCCTATCCGTCTGTATAAGCAATGCCCGTTTAAGCTCTTCAATCTCTGACGCCGCAAGTCCCATTGAAAACAGGCGCCTGGAGTGTTCATCGAAGTCAAATGTAAAGCAGGTAACAGCAACTTCAAATTCTATTTTGTCGTGATATTCCGGGTTTTCAGCCAGATAACCGAGGTAACCATTAACGCATTTCTCTGCCGTCGCCCCGCTCACTTCGGCGGGGATGAAAGAGTTAAAGCTGACCCTCAGATCTATATATGGCTGCCCTGAAACCACAATCATAAGAGGAGACGGATAGGTATCCCTGTAACCTATCAATTTTCTAGCCTCTCCCCACACCCTGTCCGTAATCAGGTAATGGTAAAGCGAGATCGCCAGCAACCGTGGATGGGTGCCGATCATCTCCGCCGGGTTCCAGTCTGACATGTTGCTCAGAAGAGATGATTTGCCAAGCAGGTTTGTACTTAATTGAAAGGCCTCGGCCACAATCCTCTTTGCTTCCGTTATTTCAAAATCAAAATCATCGTCCGTAGGAATAAAATGCCGGCGCTTGGCGGCAATAGGCCGCACTTGCAGTACATATATACGACCGCTTTCATGCATGGCAAACTCAATGTCCAGTGAGTCATAACCAACCAGTGTTTCCACTTCCCTTGCCATTTCTATAACTGACAAAAGCCTTTCATCGAGAGCGGAGAGGTCTCCTTTCTTATAGGCTAAAACGGTTTTAAGACCGTCGCTTGTGCCCGCAGTAACGGTGTCTGTTCGTTCCGTAACATGATAATTGATCACGTAATAGGGAGCACGTGTTTCAATGTCCCTTGTAAAAAGAACCCCACACATCACAGTAGAATCAACAAAAGGCTGTATCAGCACCTGGTTGCCATCCTCCTCGGCGCCGTTTTCTCTGTAACTTGCTATGACCTTCTCGACGGCCTGCTTAATGTGCCGGGTAGAACCCGCATCAACATCAAGCACGCTTTTAAAACGTCCGGCGTTGGATGCCAACCATGCATCTTCCACCAAAGCGGAGCTCCTTACGACCAGTCGTTCAGTCTTTAAATGTGATCCAATTTTTTCTAAGACGGGCCCTTGCGCCGTCTGCCATTCCCTGACAGTGAATCTTACCTGGTCGAGAATCACGGCTGTTTTTAATAAAGGCTGTAAACGCTCAAGAGTTTGCGCCTTGCTCCCCAGAACAAAGCGGGCCAGTTCTCCGGGCCGGGTTAAAGAGGACCAATAGCCGGTAAGATCGACAAGCTGTACATCCACACCAGCTTCCAGCAGTTCCCGGACGAGGTCATGCAATTCAAGTGTCAGGTCCTTTTTTGTCAGCTCTTTAGCCTTATCAATCAGCGCTCCTGCACCGACATATGAGCATTTAATTAGTCCGGCGAATCTTATCTTTTTTCCCGCCTTATTGGGATAAAACAATACATGTTCGGTTAACTCCCCCGTCCCTCCCTCTGTTACAGGCTCGATACCAAATACAAGATCGGCCCTTTCTTTCAACAATGCCTTGACCGCTTTTGGACGGAATACACTCCTGCCGTCAATTACCAACCCGCCTTTTCGTACAAGATATTCCGCATCAAGCAGAGCCTTGAGAGTCCCTTCCTTCTCCCAGTTAGAGTGAAAATGGTAATGCAGGTCCGGATATTGCTGAACCACCTTTTCCATGTGGTAGCCGCCTATGTATGTTATGGAAGATATCCCTTCTTTCTTTAAGGCGGCAATGTTCCAATCCAGCGCCGATTCATTGCTGCGTATCTTTTTAAGCGAAGTTGGATAACTCTTTTTTGAGTCCAGGAAGCGTACGCCGTAAGAGGAGTCAATTATTATCGTATTGATCATTGCTGCATCAGGGGCAAACGATAGCGGGTTGCCAACAGTCTAACCATTTACAAGACTTTTTGATGTCCGATAGATGCCCTGCATGGTTTTGAAAACGTTTAACCTTATAAATATTAACAGCAAAAATTCCCGCATGGGGAGATGCTTTAAGGTGTGGATATTCGCTTTTGGATATTTCCAGTAAAAGAATGGTCGAAATTGCGAAAGCGCATAGCTAAGGCAATCGATTTCCTTCTTATCCAGACTATCTTTATGTGATCCTATAGGCTCTCTGGAGATACCGTTAAATTTAATGTTTTGCTGTGAATTTCCTGACCACGGTATGCCATAGCTTGTTGGTGTTTTTAAAGAATCGTGGAAAGATATTTTTAGAAAGTCACATATCTTTTTAATATTTTCTTCCTGGCCTTCCAGCAAGTCTTCAAACCGAATGATCATTATCCTTTGGGGATTTCTTTTCTTCAACCATACAATTTTTCTACTTGATTCAAGCCACTCGTTACAGAACGAAACGGCCGTAACGACACCGCCTTTCTTCTTCATTTTTTTCCGGTACGAGGCGAAATTATCATAAGGGTCCCGCACTAAGTGTATAGCTTTTGCATTGGGATACCATTTGAAAAAAAGATCCAGATAAAGCTCGTTGCCATGGGTCTTTTCAATCCACATCTTCGGTTTTGTGCCTTTAAACCGGGACTTCTCATAAAAGCTCTTTAATAAACTCAATTGCAGGCTTTTTGCCGATTCTCCATCCCAATTCTCCTTAATACTATGACTAAACGCTTCAAAATCAAAATCGTTATAGTCACGATCCCCGCCTGCTAGAGATGCTCTTTTATGATGAAGACTGTAGATACCTGTTTCCGGCCCGGATGTTAAAAATTTTTCTATATTGAAATCATTTACAAACAAACCGTCACGTCTTATTATAGCCCGAAGGTTTGTTTCAACAGGCATAACAAGAAGTTCAGGATGGCCATCTAAAATGTTCCTCAAAAGAGTTGTTCCGGATGTAGCATGGCCGGTAATAAAAACAGGGTGGTCTAAAAATCCATACTCTGACATCATGCTTCAATTCAGCCCTGCTGATTTTCCATCGGCAACGCTTTCTATTAACTTTGCAACCCGCAAACCTGCCTTCCCATCGTTAAACGGGTTGTACTTCAGTTGCAATTCGTTTCTCTGTTTTGATTTTTCCTTTGGATGTTTCAGCGCATTTTTTATAAGCTCAACGAGATTTGACGGGGATGAAGCTATATCGGGCGCTCCTGTGGCCATCATCGGCTGATAGCAGGGATATTCAAGCTCATGCCTTCCAAACTCATCCTGCTCGCTGCCTTTCAGACCTGTCCACTCGTATATAGGCCAGATGATCGGCTTATCAAAATATACGGAGTCAAGTGTAATTGTTGATGCGTAGTTGATTATCACGTCGCTGTGCTTCAAAAGGTTTCCAAGGTGGTAAAGAGAGGACGGATCGTTCTTCCATCTGTGATCCGGCCTTATACTTGGAAAGCACGAGCTATCGGGCACATCGTATATAACATCGGGTATCGGCCCAAGAGTATGACAGTACTGAAGCCTTGTAAGACCATGTATTTCACGGATAATCAATTGTGCTTTTTCCGCAAATCCTCCGTTCTGAATAGTCTCAATAATTGATCTGATGTTTTCGCTTTCCTTGTAGTTTGAATATTTGCCGCCCCTCGATATATACGTGATGACTTTTTTTGAAGGATCCGCCCCGATGCTTTTTAAAAACGCCGAACGTTCCATAAGCCAGTCATCGTTAAGGAGGTAATCATGTTGTGGAATGCCTACCGTAAGCACGCTTTCCTCTTTTAACTGAGGATAAAGATAGAGCATCTCGCTTCTCATGATTTCATTCCAGACAGTAATATAATCGGCGGGTTCCAGTATTCTCCCTTTCGCTGTAAGGTTATCCCAGCTATGTATCATGCTTATGGTCGGAATGCGGCGATGTTTTGCGTTAATGACCAACTGCACATCGCCGTCAACGAAGGGGTGTGATGAAAACAAGGCTGAGGGCTTATATTCGTCTATCATATTTTGGTAGTAGGGGCTGATGTAAATCTTGCGGACGTAATCAACAGCCCGGCGGTTTAAGAAGGGAAACAGGATAAATATTTTTCCGAAAATGCGATTGAAAAGTTCATCACGTTTGTTAAACTTGTCTTTCAAAATCAGGTTCAGGGGAACTCCGTGAAAAGACTTCCCGTTGTAAAAGTAGTAGCGGTCTCCATAACGATAAATTCTGAAAATCAGCTTATTAAGCAAGCTTTTTTTAATTTCAAACACCGATGGTTTAATAACAACGTTTTCTCTTTTAAACTCTTTGTTAAACTCAGGATCATCTGCCATGCTTGAGAAAATAACAGTCCTGAACCTGGATGCAAGGTAGTCATAGAAGGGATTGCGGAGGAAGTTCCGGGCAGACATAGGATACGGTAACGAAAGAAATATAGTTTTCTGCCCGGACATCACCGTCGCCCTTTTGTGTCAATGGTCTGCGCCTTTACGCGACAGTCAAACCTGTTGTCCGCACATCTCATTCCGCTCACCCCTTATTTCCTCGCACGAAATCCATGAACCTTTCTTTCACTTGCACAGGGCTCAGGTTTGGTCTGCCAAGGTCGGAAGCCGCTCCGCTTTTGACTTTCACATGGACGATGTGAGGCCCGGGTGACGCGCACGCCCTTTTGATCTCTTTCTCCAGTTCCTCTCTCTCATAAACTGTTACCGCCGATGCAAAACCGCATGCTATCGCTATTTCAGGAAAATTTACGGAGCCGGACAAGGTCTGCTGGCCACCGGTAGATTCGTATGCCTCATTATCCAGCAAGAAGTGAATGTAATTGGAGGGAGCAAAATGACCTATTGAAACCCACGACTCCAGGCGCATAAGCGCCGCTCCATCACCGTCAAGAACGGCGACTCTTTTTCCCGGCTGATACATGGCAAGCCCGAGTCCGATGCTGGACGCGCATCCCATTGAGCCCACAATGTACATCTGGTTAGGGAGGTCATGCATCGCAAATAGCTCTCTTGATATCTTTCCCGTGGTAGAAACAACCATGGTCTGCATCCCCAGAAGCCCCGTGATTATCTCAATCGCTCCCGCACGGCGCAATCTGAGATCACCTCTTTTAGCACACGGGATCAGTTTCCCCCTGTAAAGGCGCTTGCCCTCATTTTTTGCAGTCTCTACTTTTTCAACCGAGTCCTTACGCATTATGAAAGAGTAGGGGAGACCGCTTTTTTCCATTGTATCCAGCGCGGCATCTATGCCCTTTTCAATGTTTTCTTCCTTGTCTGGAAAGAAATCGTTTTTCACTTTCATTATGTCCAGCATATCAACCGTTATTTTTCCCATTAGCTCATGTTGTGGTTCATCCTTTATCCCGGTTTCTCCACGCAGGGTTATAATCATCAAAATAGGAATCCGATAAACGTAATTCAGAGAGGTTAACGGGCTCACACAATTCCCCAGCCCGGAGTTCTGCATCATTACAACCGGGCGCTTTCCGGCAAGATAGGCGCCGGTTGCCACGGCAACCGCTTCTCCCTCATTGTTTACCGGGAGATATTCCAACTTTTCCGATTTAATAGCATAATTGATCAACGGTTTTATAAAGGAGCAGGGAACACCAATAAACGGATTTTGCCCTTTTGAATTAAGGAGTTCTAAAAAATTACCAGCCCTAATCAATGTAAGGCCTCCATAGGCATCGTTATCCCCATCTGTCCAAGAGTCTCCTCAAGTGCATTCAAAAAATTAATCACATCACCTTTATCTATTGCGCCCATGTTTGCAATTCTGAATGTATCCATTTTGCTTATTTTCCCGGGATAAATCGTAAAGCCACGTTGATAGAGCATATCGTGGAGTTTTTCAAAACTAAAATAAGGGCTTGCAGGGAAATAGACAGTGGTCAGTATCCGCGACTGCAGGCCTTCAGGCAACAAAAACCTGAAGCCTAACTTACGCAAGCCGTCTGTAAGGGTATGCCAGTTTTCCGAATATCGTCTATGGCGAAAAATTCCCCCCCCTTCTTCGAAATACTCTTTTAATGCCTGTCTGAGTGCATATACCAACTGTACGGGGGGTGTAAAGGTCATCTCTCTTTTTTCTTCCCAGTAGCGGTACTGCCGGTAAAGATTCAGGTAAAAAGAACGCGGCGGTATCTCTGAGAGTTTATCCAGCGGTTCTTTTCTGGCGATCACGAAAGAAAGGCCCGCCATTCCTTGAATACACTTGTTTGATGTTGACATTATGTAGTCAATTTCATGCCTTTTGACATCAATCGGGATCCCTGCATAAGAGCTTATGGCGTCAATGATAACCTCGCGTCCCAGCCTTTTTGCGATAGCGCAGACGTCTTCCAGCGGGTTGAGCATCCCGGTAGAGGTCTCATGGTGAACCATCGCTACGTGCGTAACATCTTTGTTTTCAATCAATACTTTTTCCAGCAAAAGCAGGTCCGGCGGGTCAGTCCACCTGAAAGACAGCTCAAGAAAACCTATGCCATACGCTTCGGCTATTTTCACCATCCGCTCGCCGTATGCTCCGTTGTTGATAATCAATACTCTCTTCCCCGGTTTTATTGTGGAGTTGATCGTCGCGTCCATGACGGCAGTACCCGAGCCCGAGAAAAGCACGCAAGCGTATCTTTCGTCAGCGCCTACAACTTCCAAAAGGCCACGCCGAACTTCCTCCATAATTATGGAAAAATCTTTTTCGCGGGGGCAGATATCCGGCACAACCAATGACAGCTTCACGCTGTCTGTGGTAGTGGCAGGTCCGGGATTAAGAAGTATGTTCCGTTTTATGTTTAACCCCATGGGATGATGCTCCTTTTTTTTCTGCGGCAAGGCCTTGCGCCGTTAGTACATCTTCGGGAAAATCTATCTCTACCCACTTAAGACCATCAACTGCTACATATGATATCGGGCACACATCAAACATCTCTGAAAACAAGAATTCATAACCGATATTCCTTTCTCCCTCTTCCACTTTCCGTTCCAAAAGGGAAGACATTTTGTCGGCAACTGCTGCAGAGAGCCGGGTGAATCCGACCATTTCGCCTAGGACGGTAAAATTTCCTTTTAGACCCCTTGCCTGTGCCACCGCCCTGTCTCCGTCAAAACCTACCATCACCGCTTCGCCATCGTTTATTGAAGTGGTATCAAGCAGAAAGAAATCCTTCTTAGGTGAAGAAAATATCATGTCTAATATCTCCTCCACAAAATACACATCGGCATCCATTATCAACACATCATCGTTTAGCTCTTTTCTTGCGTGCCAAAGGGAGAGTATGCTTCCTTCCTCAAAATCAGGATTTACCACTATCTTGACCCTATCCCCAAAACCTGACTCTTTAACCTCCGTTTCCAATTTTTCATGCTTATATCCCGCCACGAGAATTATATCCCTTACATTAAAGGCATCAAGAACCCTCATATAGCGTCTAAGCAAGGTCTCTCCATCGATTTGTAAAAGACATTTAGGCTCGTTTGTATATTGCCCTAACCGCTTTCCTACACCGGCAGCCAGAATAATTGCTTTCATATCCCGCCTATAACCTTCGTAAAATTCTATCTAACCCAAACTGATACATGGAATCTGAACCTGGCGTTGCCGTATTTTTCCTCTGGCCATTCAAGGATCGCGGCCCTCAAACCATACGATTTGAAGAAATCCGTAAAAAATCCCTTCGTGAAATAGAGATGGCTAAAATCCCCTTCAGATCCTGTCCGGTAGTTCTTCCCATCGCTCTCCGCCAGGGACTTGCGCCTTCCCTCGCTCTCTTCTTTTTTTTCCATGTCCGGCACATCGGATATCAGAA is a window of Thermodesulfobacteriota bacterium DNA encoding:
- a CDS encoding sulfatase-like hydrolase/transferase; translation: MQNIIFLSIDALSYTRLGNSTESESLTPFLDDLSKKGISCANAFSNGQPTQMAFPSIFTSTLPLDCGGYNRGIKNREITLTEVMKRNGFYTAGFATVNFLGRFYYYDRGFDEFHEIYNIKRFWKSLSKNFFSYYVQLMKEGLINFEEFCEVTGKAVKASYKYLVLFCEEKNREIKENTFGYNPIIHAYDYSRLRKLILRELDLYENNPQEYLSKQFDMQLKYDRIINIARYGESPFGVMEAYINATIEDIMVRLQNKLGFGYSYILKKYDHFVSAKYLRECIIDWIDKRGESPFFLWAHFLDIHEGNYTSGKIQLPPISGSFLKKRVTLKRDEIKGHYNEYATRRAIKYVDDQLGKVIRFLKEKDLLDKTLLVITSDHGMEDNSIKRSGHKATLFYDEFIRVPMIFYNARLKPEKITNMCSQLDLAPTILDLMGIGPVTQFKGVPVYSSTAKDREFIISENNGRGPCDLKRKKINIAIRTERYKYIWSEGNNPGASELYDLESDPGELDNLSGNKKFKETLRGMDELAQKRCRQIRKNTKETIRE
- a CDS encoding adenylyl-sulfate kinase, which translates into the protein MHIKLDKTGTVYWITGLAGAGKTSIALALFKALVARNEKAVFLDGDAMREIMGNDLQHNTKDRIKNAYRISRMCCFLADQGVNVVCATMSLYHEVQCWNRNNIDNYFQIYVKVSMEVLLKRDQKSLYSKAMKGDEKNVVGVDLSFEEPINSDLVLENNEETNNFTTFAEKIIEQRLLFKKELG
- a CDS encoding phosphocholine cytidylyltransferase family protein, with the translated sequence MSKKLIILAAGMGQRLQPLTTEIPKCMLPLAGRNLLEWQILSAQKVGVNEKDIVIVAGHKAETIPGGKWTIAINPRYAQTNMLRTLWYAEKFFDSGIVVSYGDIVYEPEVLEKVVSCRHEIGVVVDHDWRSYWEKRFESVLDDAESLKLDSDGRILEIGQKPDKVENIQGQYIGLMVFQGNGLSVLRRKYSEEATLLSSQEGGEKMRIDTLYMTDMLQELIDEDMPVYEIPINGKWVEIDSLRDLRLAESFCRAVGDSLSIDRRQCI
- a CDS encoding gamma-glutamyl-gamma-aminobutyrate hydrolase family protein (Members of this family of hydrolases with an active site Cys residue belong to MEROPS family C26.), whose product is MVKVAVTLRVIENQNYSEKRDAISHDWIGFLEKRNICPVLIPNAISSPLSFLSALGNIDGVLLTSGNDYGIEGSPDSAAERDSLEESLIRFAEEKYIPVVGVCRGLHVLNCYYGGSIVPFLADKGKGTHVNKMHAVTLLRDYIELPHEWEARFEVNSYHNHGVSLETLAPDMYPFAVDDNGIVEGIKHKRLPFWGVQWHPERNNPARGVDTWLFDIFKQA
- a CDS encoding PEP-utilizing enzyme, whose protein sequence is MINTIIIDSSYGVRFLDSKKSYPTSLKKIRSNESALDWNIAALKKEGISSITYIGGYHMEKVVQQYPDLHYHFHSNWEKEGTLKALLDAEYLVRKGGLVIDGRSVFRPKAVKALLKERADLVFGIEPVTEGGTGELTEHVLFYPNKAGKKIRFAGLIKCSYVGAGALIDKAKELTKKDLTLELHDLVRELLEAGVDVQLVDLTGYWSSLTRPGELARFVLGSKAQTLERLQPLLKTAVILDQVRFTVREWQTAQGPVLEKIGSHLKTERLVVRSSALVEDAWLASNAGRFKSVLDVDAGSTRHIKQAVEKVIASYRENGAEEDGNQVLIQPFVDSTVMCGVLFTRDIETRAPYYVINYHVTERTDTVTAGTSDGLKTVLAYKKGDLSALDERLLSVIEMAREVETLVGYDSLDIEFAMHESGRIYVLQVRPIAAKRRHFIPTDDDFDFEITEAKRIVAEAFQLSTNLLGKSSLLSNMSDWNPAEMIGTHPRLLAISLYHYLITDRVWGEARKLIGYRDTYPSPLMIVVSGQPYIDLRVSFNSFIPAEVSGATAEKCVNGYLGYLAENPEYHDKIEFEVAVTCFTFDFDEHSRRLFSMGLAASEIEELKRALLIQTDRIIKGEIMPIGRQLDALKEMERRRVLLIGASDSRVAMPARIKQLLDDCSRYGTLPFSILARYGFIALAILRSLKNKEVLTEEEYEACLHIPTIATEIADALELTLNGSMSREEFLGKYGHLRPGTYDILSPNYREAAHVYLNPAIGKRSSGNCLKAVSSAWELLETKFSQIEDMLNENGMKCTPSQLREFIFAAVSGREFAKFEFTKNVNLALEWITKLNSYWGLDKDQLSHLSIHDILNWTNNSRHSAISSKLRRLISFEKKRYELNQSIKLPHLIRTPGDSDSFELLECKPNFVTSKTVSGEVILLEEHATWGKNIKGKIVAIRNADPGFDWIFVHGIAGLITQYGGVASHMAIRAAEFGLPAAIGCGEILFKRVSNSRFITLDCSSKRVNIID
- a CDS encoding sulfotransferase; protein product: MMSEYGFLDHPVFITGHATSGTTLLRNILDGHPELLVMPVETNLRAIIRRDGLFVNDFNIEKFLTSGPETGIYSLHHKRASLAGGDRDYNDFDFEAFSHSIKENWDGESAKSLQLSLLKSFYEKSRFKGTKPKMWIEKTHGNELYLDLFFKWYPNAKAIHLVRDPYDNFASYRKKMKKKGGVVTAVSFCNEWLESSRKIVWLKKRNPQRIMIIRFEDLLEGQEENIKKICDFLKISFHDSLKTPTSYGIPWSGNSQQNIKFNGISREPIGSHKDSLDKKEIDCLSYALSQFRPFFYWKYPKANIHTLKHLPMREFLLLIFIRLNVFKTMQGIYRTSKSLVNG